From the genome of Myxocyprinus asiaticus isolate MX2 ecotype Aquarium Trade chromosome 39, UBuf_Myxa_2, whole genome shotgun sequence:
AGTCTACAAGTCCAGTCCAGTATCACAGTCTACCTGAAGAACCTAGTTGTAACAGACTTCTTCCTCTGCCTCTCTTTACCTGTGCGCATTGCTACTTATTCCAACTATTCAGTGACCATGTACAACATTTTCTGCAGCTTTGGAGCAACAGccttctatgtaaacatgtatgCAAGTATTCTCTTCATGGGATTTATTGCAGCAAACAGGTAACTTATTCAAACACCCACTTTTGTGACATTCCTTAAACTTAACCTTGTGTCTCTCCTGACCTCTTGAGATCAGATCACCGGAGATGGATATTAATACCATTATATGTGTATATGATTAATCACAGAGTggaatgtaaatacattttcacagtaTTCTGACAGTATTTGAGTTGTAACTGTCTCATCTCAGGTACTTAGGGATTGTCCGGCCATTTGAGGCTCACTCTCTACAGACAATTCATGCAGCTCGCTACATTTCCACAGCATCTTGGCTACTCCTGTTATCCATTGCCTCCATCTACTTAACTCTCTTTCTCCAGACCTCCTGGGGCAACGATAACAGGTCTGAAGAAATTAGCTGTGAGTCCATGCACAGTCCTCAGTTTTGGATAACCTACAAAATCATCCACTGTTTTctcattgtgttttttatttctgtGCTCATATCTCTTATTCTTCTATACTGGAGGACTCTGAAAATGCTCAGAGAAGCTCAGTTGTCCACACAGGCCATGACCAGTAACCATTTATTCAGCAAGTCAAAACGTAACATGCTAGTGCTAGTGGGGGTTTTCTGTGTGTGCTTCGTTCCCTATCACCTGATCAGACTGACTCACATGTTCATCAAACCCTTACTGCATGACTGTACAATAGCACAGGTGTTCTACATCCTGAAGGAAGTGACTGTACTGCTTGCAGTACTAAATGCCTGTCTGGATCCACTTATTTACTTTCTCTTTTGCAAGGCATTCAGAGCCCAGTTTTACTTCTGGAGATGATTTTGCCAACCTGACAGTGAACGAGGACTAAATGGGTGATAAAGGAGATTATAATATACATGTACTATATATGATATATGTTAATATATCagttaatgatttaaaaaaatttttttgttcattaataggggagactgggctagttgtcacaaaggCTATATCTAAGTAATGCTAAAACCTGTTTCACATCGCACACAGAAGCAGCGCTTATGCAAAGCTACAGTGTAACTGCAGTGTAACTACAGCAGCAGACTTGCAAGAGTTTTCACAatggaagctttttttttttttttcagtgtaaaaaagtGATTTCAATAGCCCACTGATAACCATTTTTTAAGTATAACAAACATGATCATCATAAAATCTTATTTACTTGAtggtggtgtaacctaatgtgtgtttgtataattatttcatttaatggCAGCCAACACAGTCTGCTCTTACAAACATCATCATTCAGTAGAGGAACTAGGCTTGTACATGAAGTGGAGAGGGAGGACGACGAGAGAAAGGACAGTGATCACTCTGTTTGGCTTTATAACATAGTCAGAAATAAGTTATGTTTAATCATTAAATAGTGATATCTCTTTGTTCAAACATCAGCCAAAACTTTTAAGTGTTGAATAATTTCTTCATAAGAATAAGGAAGAAGAGCACTAACAGCCAAAGCAACTGCATCTCAAACTTTTTCCTTGAATATTTAATCCTTGTTTCAAGTATGTTGAGGGTCATTGAGCACTTTGTTCCTTCACAATCAGTTTTATGTCATCCATGAGGTAAGTTCTAAGTTTACTGACCATACATATGCATTTGTTTACCAAATCCACTCAAGCCAGTACACTCGGCTGTGTATGGGTATTGATGTTAAGCCTAGAGACCTGCTCTAtgtataattgtatataataggcagttttattttgtttaagctATAACTTGAAgtacattattattttaaatgataaaaccgcACTTCTGCTTAAGCTATATAATTAAAACAATGccactttgtttttgtgtcattttataTCTGAcaatagttttcttttttctttttttgctttccCATATGCTCTAATTCATACAAAAACACActagaccaggggttttcaaactttttaatgtCAAGGACCCACAAATACGATGATCCCCTTGCAAGGGACCCCCTTACTACAATGTAAATGCAGccatgtatttttgtgtgtgaagATTCCCTTTTATAATATAAAGGCATGTTTAAACCATATTTGAATATAAATACATCACAAATGCTGTTTCaaaatgtgtattattattattattattattattattattattgttgttgtattttgGCATTGTACAAAAgccaaatatttcttttttttttttttttttttttacaatgaacaCTTTTTTGTTGCTTCTTTTGTTTTCTGTGAatctggaaagtattcaaacAGGGTACATTTTCAACACAATATTAAAACACTGGTAGGTGTTTAAACCTAACCATTTGCCTTTATggaaacatatacagtacatggatcaaaccaaacaaaataaacacatgGGTCACTGTATCAAGAAATCCAAATAGGTTGGATGAGCTTGGTGGCCGTGATGCAGTTTGTCAATGTGCCTTTTTTTAGACGCATGTCACTTTCAACCTCCAGCAGCACTCTATGCTTGAACTTCAAGTAGATTTACCGAACCAAGAACTTCTAATGGGATGGAGGAACCACTATCTAAATGCAGGACCTGCTGAAATATGTTGAAACTAAAATATGATTCTTTGGGACCTATCCAGACAAATGATCAAATTTGGAAAATATTCACATTAACTCTTttgggttttggattgtgcttTGATGATCAGTACTacagtaacttttttttgttttttgttttttacacaattttaaaacactggtaaatgtttgaatctgAAGTGCAACATATGcctttatgaaaaacaaaaacaaataacaaacacGGTTCACTGTATCAAGAACTCCTAATGGGATGGATGAGCTTTGTGGCTGTGACACAGCTGGTCAGTGTGTGGCTTTATTTTAGTGAGAGCCATGCGCATGTCACTTTCCACCTCTAGCCATGCTCTATGCTTAGACTGACATATTTTGAGTCCTGAGAATCCAGCTTCACACAAGTAGTTGTGGCAAATGGTAAAAGAGACTTAATTGCCTTCTCAGACAAAACAGGGTAATCACTTCTCAAAGACTTCCAAAACTGTGACAGAGGGAGGCAAGAGAACTTTATTTTCATTTCTCCCTCATTTGTTAATTCATTTAGCTCCTCCTGGGCTGCTAGATTAAGGTTAGTGCCAACTCCAGGTGCAAAGGGGTCTCTAATCCAGTCCAGGTCAGTGTTGTCCAAATCAGGGAAATACTGTTTGAAATAGCCCTGAAGATGTGACATGTGAGACAGAATGATGGACATGATGTTATCAGCAGTGGAAGTGATGCGCTTCTGGTGACAGAGCTTCCCACAGAGCTAGTGTATGTGCACACAAAATGTATGAAATCAATGTGAAAATGTGAACATTTTGCCCTTGCATGCTCTGATTAAGAGCACTGAGATGCTGGAAAAAGTCTGCCATGTACGCCAATTTCAAAATCCAAGAACTATCTTTAAAACAGTTGGCAAGCTCTGACTTTTCAGCTGAAAGAAACTCATTCAACTCTTTTAGCAGCACGTACACATGATTTATCACAGCCTCGCGGGAAAGCCAGCACACCACTGAGTGGAGCAGCAAGCCCTCAAAATCAGCAGCCAATTCTTTGAAGAGTAAAGCAAAGAGTCTGTATGTCAAGGGGGGTGATTTTGCATAGTTCACAGTTTTAATTACATCCCTAAAACCTAATGCAATCATCATCAATCCGTTTAGTGTGAAGGTGAAGCATACAGTGTGTGCAAACTGCATTGGAGGCTTTTTCTTTGATCAGAGTAACGACACCACTGCGCTTGCTGGTCATGGCGGTAGCACCATCAGTACACACTACAACACACCGAGACCAGTCGATTGAATTGTCCACCATGTATTTATCTATCACATGGAAAATATCTTGACCCGTAGTTCTGCCTTCAAGGGGTTTACAGAACAGAAGCTTATCGACAAATTTGTCCTGACTGAGGAAACGTATGTACACCATAAGCTGTGCTTGATTAGCAACATCTGTGCTCTCCTCCAATTGCAGCACGAAGTACTCACTGGATTGCACCTGTTTTAAAAGCTAAGAAGCAACATCTCTGGCCATGTCGACTACTCTTCTGCTTACTCTGTTGTCCGACAAAGGCACACAATCAACTTTTCATGCCGCATACTCTCCAAATAGCTCCCTGAAAATATCTTTAGTGATAGGTAATAATAATGTATCACCAATTGTATGGGGCTGCTTAGCATGCGCGATGTGAAGTGATCCcaaaaattatgcttttaaagCCCACTCAGGGACTGTTACTTGTTGTCAAAAAATACTAGTCTGTCAGGCCAAACACATCTCTTGACATTTGAAAAAGTCAAAGGATTTCCCTGCCTCACctggatgtttttgttgttgttggcgAT
Proteins encoded in this window:
- the LOC127429982 gene encoding P2Y purinoceptor 14-like, which gives rise to MESVPASSFRTALNDIMEPNPTNITQVVCTFSQLPAYNFFIFAYSLVFLVSLALNCLTIRVYFCTSLQVQSSITVYLKNLVVTDFFLCLSLPVRIATYSNYSVTMYNIFCSFGATAFYVNMYASILFMGFIAANRYLGIVRPFEAHSLQTIHAARYISTASWLLLLSIASIYLTLFLQTSWGNDNRSEEISCESMHSPQFWITYKIIHCFLIVFFISVLISLILLYWRTLKMLREAQLSTQAMTSNHLFSKSKRNMLVLVGVFCVCFVPYHLIRLTHMFIKPLLHDCTIAQVFYILKEVTVLLAVLNACLDPLIYFLFCKAFRAQFYFWR